One genomic segment of Bradyrhizobium prioriisuperbiae includes these proteins:
- a CDS encoding MAPEG family protein — MEKLSFQNPLFNIYALAACIMILKAVMMSWLTVVRMMQVNGGFRSPEDIKKTILNPNPSAEQLAPNEHVDRVRRIQLNDLENLPFFLIAGFLFILTEPSTTLARWLLYGYVVSRLLHFAAYFTARTHDTRAMLWTVGSLILIFMSCWTLLVALRS; from the coding sequence ATGGAAAAACTCAGCTTTCAAAATCCGCTATTTAATATCTACGCGCTCGCTGCCTGCATCATGATTCTCAAAGCCGTGATGATGTCATGGCTGACCGTTGTTCGAATGATGCAGGTTAACGGTGGGTTTCGCTCCCCGGAGGACATCAAGAAGACGATCCTCAATCCAAACCCGAGCGCTGAACAACTCGCACCAAATGAACATGTGGATCGCGTACGGCGAATTCAGCTGAACGATCTTGAAAATCTGCCGTTCTTCCTGATCGCTGGATTTCTCTTCATCTTGACCGAGCCATCAACAACGCTCGCCCGATGGTTGCTGTACGGCTATGTCGTCTCGCGGCTATTACATTTCGCTGCCTATTTCACAGCAAGAACTCACGATACACGCGCAATGCTCTGGACCGTGGGCTCTTTGATCTTGATCTTTATGAGTTGCTGGACGCTCCTTGTTGCCTTGCGTTCATGA
- a CDS encoding IS5 family transposase (programmed frameshift) encodes MRKNLFWLSDEQWGRIEPHLPTDVRGVERADDRRVISGIIHVLRSGCRWCDCPPEYGPPTTIYNRFVRWARRGVWENLFRELAGRGRATDTQMIDSTHVKAHRSAAGGKKGEHNQAIGRSRGGRNTKIHALADAKGRLIAILLTGGEAHDCPVAERLIHRVMPPECMLGDKAYDSAELREELHARGTKPVIPNRRNRKQPFSFNKRLYKLRWRIESAFSRLKDFRRIATRYDKLARNYLASVCLAAALVWWI; translated from the exons GTGCGCAAGAATCTATTTTGGTTGAGCGACGAACAGTGGGGACGGATTGAACCTCACCTTCCGACGGATGTCCGCGGCGTAGAGCGCGCGGATGATCGTCGGGTCATCAGCGGCATCATTCATGTGCTGAGAAGCGGCTGCCGCTGGTGCGATTGCCCGCCCGAATATGGTCCTCCGACGACGATTTACAATCGCTTTGTGCGCTGGGCACGACGTGGGGTCTGGGAAAATCTGTTCCGAGAGCTTGCCGGCCGGGGCCGCGCCACGGACACGCAAATGATCGACTCAACCCATGTCAAAGCACATCGCTCGGCAGCGGGCGGAAAAA AGGGGGAGCACAATCAGGCTATTGGCCGCTCGCGCGGAGGGCGCAACACGAAGATCCACGCACTCGCAGATGCTAAGGGGCGCCTGATCGCCATTCTGCTGACCGGAGGTGAAGCGCATGACTGCCCGGTCGCGGAACGACTGATCCACAGGGTGATGCCGCCGGAGTGCATGCTCGGCGACAAGGCTTACGACAGCGCCGAATTGCGCGAGGAATTGCACGCGCGCGGGACCAAGCCGGTTATCCCAAACCGCCGCAACAGGAAGCAACCTTTCAGCTTCAACAAGCGCCTCTACAAGCTGCGCTGGCGTATCGAGAGCGCTTTCAGCAGACTGAAGGACTTCAGGCGCATCGCAACCCGATACGATAAGCTGGCCCGCAACTACTTGGCATCTGTCTGCCTCGCCGCCGCTCTTGTATGGTGGATCTAA
- the fabA gene encoding bifunctional 3-hydroxydecanoyl-ACP dehydratase/trans-2-decenoyl-ACP isomerase, with translation MADPRDFHIPQSSYSKEDLLKSSEGGYFGPGNAQLPAPPMLMMDRIVEISVDGGDFGKGHVVGELDIRPDLWFFDCLFLGDPVMPGCLGLDAMWQIIGYWLGWSGSSGKGRAIGVGEVTFRGGITPDVKLVRYEISMRQVRRGKLALGIANGRVFADGTCVYTARDMRVGLIVATG, from the coding sequence ATGGCCGACCCGCGCGACTTTCACATTCCGCAATCGTCCTACAGCAAGGAAGACCTGCTCAAATCCAGCGAGGGCGGCTATTTCGGCCCCGGCAATGCCCAGCTGCCCGCACCGCCCATGCTGATGATGGACCGCATCGTCGAGATCAGCGTGGACGGCGGCGACTTCGGCAAGGGCCATGTGGTTGGCGAGCTGGATATCAGGCCAGACCTCTGGTTTTTCGATTGCCTCTTTCTCGGCGACCCGGTGATGCCGGGATGCCTCGGCCTGGACGCCATGTGGCAGATCATCGGCTATTGGCTGGGATGGTCGGGCTCATCCGGCAAGGGACGCGCCATCGGCGTCGGCGAGGTCACGTTCCGCGGCGGCATCACCCCGGATGTCAAACTGGTGCGCTATGAGATCAGCATGCGCCAGGTCAGGCGCGGCAAACTCGCACTTGGCATTGCCAACGGCCGCGTCTTTGCCGACGGCACCTGCGTCTATACCGCCAGGGATATGCGCGTCGGACTGATCGTGGCCACGGGCTAG
- a CDS encoding DUF2938 domain-containing protein yields the protein MKTILIHAVIIGIGATAVMDIWTLTQQRVFGVPVLDYAMVGRWIGHLRRGHVRHDSIATAAPIAGEGLIGWTAHYAIGIAFAGLLLGIWGVSWARTPSLVPALIVGLGTVAAPFLILQPALGADFAASRTPRPNLARLRSLITHVVFGIGLFVAAEAWSRLNGH from the coding sequence ATGAAGACCATCCTCATCCATGCCGTCATCATCGGCATCGGAGCCACGGCCGTGATGGATATCTGGACGCTGACCCAACAACGCGTATTCGGCGTGCCCGTGCTGGACTATGCCATGGTCGGCCGCTGGATCGGCCATCTCCGGCGCGGCCACGTCCGTCACGACAGCATCGCCACTGCCGCGCCGATTGCCGGCGAAGGGCTCATCGGCTGGACAGCGCACTACGCGATCGGCATCGCCTTCGCCGGCCTCTTGCTCGGGATATGGGGCGTGAGCTGGGCGCGGACTCCGTCACTCGTGCCCGCGCTGATCGTCGGCCTCGGCACCGTCGCCGCGCCGTTTCTCATCTTGCAACCGGCCCTCGGCGCGGATTTCGCCGCGTCGCGAACGCCTCGCCCGAATCTCGCGCGGCTCAGGAGCCTCATCACCCACGTCGTTTTCGGGATCGGCCTGTTTGTCGCGGCGGAGGCATGGTCGCGGCTGAACGGACACTGA
- a CDS encoding HAD hydrolase-like protein encodes MPYSLVIFDLDGTLADSFPWFLTVVNGVARDYEFRPIRDEDIEPLRRARSRDILRHLEVPRWKLPAIARHLRALKREQIDTISLFPGVPAMLRTLRDARLTLALVSSDSEDNARRQLGAHAACFSSFACGASLFGKAAKFKTIMRRTGVATAQAIAIGDEVRDIEAARAAGISCGAVTWGYAASETLVAMKPDLLFEKVDDIAAQLTSRITTGPAVGG; translated from the coding sequence ATGCCGTACTCTCTCGTCATTTTTGATCTCGACGGCACGCTCGCCGACAGCTTTCCCTGGTTCCTCACCGTGGTGAACGGGGTGGCGCGGGACTACGAGTTTCGCCCAATCCGGGACGAAGACATCGAACCGCTGCGCCGGGCGCGTTCGCGCGATATCCTGCGCCACCTCGAGGTGCCCCGGTGGAAATTGCCAGCGATCGCGCGCCACTTGCGCGCGCTCAAGCGCGAGCAGATCGACACAATCTCCCTGTTCCCCGGCGTGCCGGCGATGCTTCGCACGCTGCGTGATGCCCGACTGACGCTGGCACTCGTCAGTTCGGACAGCGAGGACAATGCGCGGCGCCAGCTTGGCGCGCATGCCGCATGCTTCTCATCCTTCGCCTGCGGCGCGTCGCTGTTCGGCAAGGCGGCGAAGTTCAAAACCATCATGCGCCGCACCGGTGTCGCCACCGCCCAGGCGATCGCGATCGGCGATGAAGTGCGTGACATCGAGGCGGCCCGTGCCGCCGGCATCAGCTGCGGTGCGGTGACCTGGGGTTATGCGGCATCGGAAACGCTGGTCGCGATGAAACCGGACCTGCTGTTCGAGAAGGTGGACGATATCGCGGCGCAGCTAACGTCGCGGATCACAACAGGTCCAGCAGTCGGGGGTTGA
- a CDS encoding helix-turn-helix domain-containing protein, whose translation MDEDGLHREPPDLLEPRSEYRQTTSSSKLEVNHEKGGLKILDIAEVAARSGVPASTLRFYEEKGLIVSVGRRGLRRLFVSGVLERLSLIALGRTAGFSLEEIALMFATDGRPQIDRARLSAKADELDHTIRRLIAMRDGLRHAAACPAPSHMECPTFRRMLRAAGAAVLRRSGKAVKSRPVRLVL comes from the coding sequence ATGGATGAGGATGGTCTTCATCGCGAACCTCCGGATTTGCTTGAGCCGCGCAGCGAATACCGGCAGACTACAAGTTCAAGTAAACTTGAGGTCAACCATGAAAAAGGCGGCCTGAAAATTCTCGACATCGCCGAGGTCGCGGCGCGCTCGGGCGTGCCGGCCTCGACACTGCGTTTCTATGAGGAGAAGGGATTGATCGTGTCGGTCGGCCGGCGCGGCCTGCGGCGGCTGTTCGTTTCAGGCGTTCTGGAGCGGCTGTCGCTGATTGCGCTGGGGCGCACGGCGGGATTTTCGCTGGAGGAGATCGCGCTGATGTTTGCCACGGATGGTCGTCCCCAGATTGACCGCGCCCGGCTGTCGGCCAAGGCGGATGAACTGGACCACACCATTCGCCGTCTCATCGCGATGCGCGACGGTCTGCGCCATGCCGCCGCTTGCCCTGCGCCGAGCCACATGGAATGCCCGACCTTTCGCCGCATGCTGCGCGCCGCTGGCGCCGCGGTTCTGCGGCGATCGGGCAAGGCGGTGAAGTCCCGGCCGGTTCGTCTGGTCCTGTGA